The Lutibacter sp. A64 genome segment TTAAAAGTAGACCTATCTAACAATTCAGAAAAAGAATTAGGCTACGTTTATGTTGGCTTAGCAGTTTTAGTGTTAGGAGGAGGTTTATTCCTTTTAAAAAAGAATAGTAATTAATTTTTTATAACGGTAATAGAGGTTTTTTCACCTGTTTTTAAACGTGTTAAAGTGTTAATTGTATTCTCTTGGTCAATAATTTCTATTTTAGCAGTGTTTGGAGAAATAGCCCCTGTGTTTAAAGCTAGTACGTCTATAGTTGTTGATTTTGAATT includes the following:
- a CDS encoding LPXTG cell wall anchor domain-containing protein, with amino-acid sequence MNTRKIIGVLLIVLSLGLGYFGLNKVSDNSTSIEVLDLKVDLSNNSEKELGYVYVGLAVLVLGGGLFLLKKNSN